Proteins encoded by one window of Blautia luti:
- a CDS encoding helix-turn-helix domain-containing protein, translating to MKTIVAFANTVSDSCVPQIIPDIEPQMVNGKTVIVVSVEASSPDWETLLPFCCPVWSSEMSG from the coding sequence ATGAAGACAATCGTAGCTTTTGCCAATACAGTTTCTGATTCCTGTGTGCCACAGATCATTCCTGATATTGAGCCGCAGATGGTAAACGGGAAAACAGTTATTGTTGTATCAGTAGAAGCATCATCACCGGACTGGGAAACTTTATTGCCATTCTGCTGTCCTGTCTGGTCTTCCGAAATGAGCGGATGA